The following proteins are co-located in the Doryrhamphus excisus isolate RoL2022-K1 chromosome 3, RoL_Dexc_1.0, whole genome shotgun sequence genome:
- the LOC131126399 gene encoding uncharacterized protein LOC131126399, which produces MFRREKSSAPTIPSLPPRPSKQDLDNPVTHSSRVQDAGGTQQGSNHEAESVPKSKRTVVMGVMQNLNPFKTSSQTTSTVGKSPTDDVPDVGTNPTQNTGMLKGVMKKVNPFKSSSQVPETEGSESAEQHPGMLKGMIQKVNPFKSSQQLPKNEPQDADHQEAREESNDKQKPGMMTSVIQKVNPFKSSQPKDMQPVQCDISSSEGNLADNNNLAEKPKTGMLKEMMHKVIPSKSTSQAAHEETDSVTSLKQDVPPLSCSSESLNAGAVERHSVWYTDDPSNCELKSQPTQQIKKRKTFRIKRILPSGLFGSGAKDSNAMPDTEPLPQVEVQTLEMVEMTALNDGSALDPLEDEDGLLAWWRTVDGWTEWNEATQNDDSEEVVEEAADRVFMAARLFVRLFNQRGASLQQRILELLTLADAADSFHKKTVTASIGGGVASVAGSVTTITGLILAPFTAGTSLIVTAVGIGVATAGGVASASANITDTVHSKTDRKKVEKMIQDYQEEMNDIRECLEFLQEGMETLEEWNFEQYAESISKKHLNQNVKHVMKEGGRAGKALVINTESLISTVQVLSVAGGAAKAAQVMSVTTGVMSGLFLALDVFFLAKDSAELRKGAKTEFAAKIREVCKDLQDGLLELNRIKEELQKTMDGIEVEVEEEDEEILKSDLKKLIELEE; this is translated from the exons ATGTTCCGCAGAGAAAAGAGCTCAGCACCCACAATTCCCTCCCTTCCGCCAAGGCCCAGCAAACAG GATCTGGACAATCCCGTTACACACAGCTCCAGAGTACAAGATGCAGGCGGCACCCAACAG GGAAGCAACCATGAAGCCGAAAGTGTCCCAAAATCCAAA AGAACTGTGGTGATGGGAGTTATGCAGAACCTCAACCCCTTCAAGACTTCATCACAG acaacCTCCACAGTTGGCAAAAGTCCCACTGATGACGTGCCAGATGTGGGAACAAATCCCACACAG AACACAGGAATGCTAAAAGGGGTCATGAAGAAGGTCAACCCGTTCAAGTCTTCCAGTCAG GTTCCTGAAACTGAAGGGTCTGAATCAGCAGAACAG CACCCAGGAATGCTGAAAGGGATGATCCAGAAAGTCAACCCATTCAAGTCTTCTCAACAG CTACCAAAGAATGAGCCTCAGGATGCCGATCACCAAGAGGCCAGAGAAGAATCTAATGACAAACAG aaACCAGGGATGATGACAAGTGTGATACAGAAAGTCAACCCGTTCAAATCTTCCCAGCCAAAG GACATGCAGCCTGTCCAGTGTGACATCTCCTCCAGTGAAGGAAATCTGGCTGATAACAACAACCTGGCCGAGAAACCG aagACTGGGATGCTGAAAGAGATGATGCACAAAGTCATACCCTCAAAGTCGACTTCACAG GCGGCACATGAAGAGACAGACTCAGTCACATCTCTGAAGCAG GATGTGCCACCATTGTCATGCAGCTCAGAGAGTTTAAATGCTGGCGCAGTAGAGAGACAT TCTGTTTGGTACACAGATGATCCCAGCAACTGTGAGCTGAAAAGTCAACCAACTCAgcaaataaagaaaagaaag ACCTTCAGAATTAAAAGAATTCTTCCGAGTGGGCTGTTCGGCTCTGGAGCAAAG GACTCGAATGCAATGCCTGACACAGAGCCTTTGCCACAG GTGGAGGTCCAAACACTGGAAATGGTCGAAATGACTGCACTCAATGATGGAAGTGCTTTGGACCCTCTGGAG GATGAAGATGGACTGCTGGCATGGTGGAGAACAGTTGATG GCTGGACTGAGTGGAACGAGGCCACCCAGAATGATGACTCCGAAGA AGTGGTGGAAGAAGCGGCCGATCGTGTCTTCATGGCCGCTCGCCTCTTCGTTCGCCTCTTCAACCAGCGTGGTGCTTCTCTGCAGCAGCGCATCCTCGAACTCCTCACGCTGGCCGATGCCGCCGACAGCTTTCACAAGAAGACCGTTACGGCCAGTATCGGCGGTGGGGTGGCCAGCGTGGCAGGCTCGGTCACCACCATCACCGGTCTCATCCTGGCCCCATTCACGGCAGGAACGTCGCTCATTGTCACAGCCGTGGGCATCGGCGTCGCCACGGCGGGCGGCGTGGCCTCCGCTTCCGCCAATATCACAGACACCGTGCATTCAAAGACTGACCGTAAGAAGGTGGAGAAAATGATCCAAGACTACCAGGAGGAGATGAATGACATCAGGGAGTGTCTGGAGTTCTTGCAG GAAGGGATGGAGACACTCGAGGAGTGGAACTTTGAGCAGTATGCCGAGAGCATCTCCAAAAAACATCTCAACCAGAATGTCAAACATGTCATGAAGGAGGGCGGCCGAGCCGGCAAGGCTTTGGTCATCAACACAGAAAGCCTGATCAGTACGGTTCAGGTCCTCAGCGTGGCGGGCGGTGCTGCCAAAGCAGCCCAGGTGATGAGCGTCACCACCGGGGTCATGTCTGGCCTCTTCCTGGCACTCGATGTCTTCTTCTTGGCTAAGGACTCCGCAGAGCTGAGAAAGGGTGCAAAGACCGAGTTTGCTGCCAAGATTCGAGAAGTTTGCAAGGACCTGCAGGATGGGCTCCTGGAGCTGAACCGCATCAAGGAAGAGCTACAGAAGACGATGGATGGCAtcgaggtggaggtggaggaagaggatgaggagatATTGAAGTCTGATCTGAAGAAACTCATTGAGCTTGAAGAATGA